The stretch of DNA ACACGAGGCCTCAACCTGCTGCCCTTTGCCGCCGCTATTAGTGCGGCGGCTCAGCAAGACCCTCGGTATGAAGTGCGCAGCGCGGCGGCCGCCGCGCTAGGAAAGGCCGCGCAGGCACCCACCGTACCTGGCTTGCTGGCCAGCCTCGCCCGCCGCGACCCTGACTACCGGGTGCGGGTGAGTGCGCTACGTGCCATGAATGCGGCCATGTATACTCCCGTGAAGGAGGCTGCCTGGGCGGCGCTGACTGATGCCAACGCCCAGGTAGCTTTATCAGCAGCTGAGTATTTTCTGGCTTACGCCACCAACGAACCTGGTACTCTCTTTCTGGAGAAGGCGGATAAACTCACGCAGTGGCGAGTGCGCAGCACGTTGCTAGCGGCCGCGCTCAAACAGGAGACTACGGGCCGTGAGGCTATCAGATCGGCAGTGCAAGCTCGCTATGCCGCGGCTACCAGCCCTTATGAAAAGGGCTATTTGCTGAAAGCCCTGAGCGAAGACCCGGCGGCGTTTGAGTTTGTACGTCAGGCCACTTTTGCGCCTAACCAATCAGTAGTAATTGGCACTTATGGTATGGAAGCGCTGGTAGCTATGCGCCATCAAGCCAACTTTCCGGCCAGTCAACACGCCGAATTTGCCCTCACGCTACGCCAGGGCGTGCTAAGCCAGGATGTAGCCCGTATGGGTATTGCCGCCGAGGCCATCCGCGACCCAAAGCTGGACCTGCGCCGCCTGCTACCAAACCCCGATTTTCTGGTGCAGGCCCGCGACCGGTTAGTGCTGCCCCGCGACCTGGAGGCCTGGCAATCGTTGCAGCAGACCATTGACTACCTGCAAAAGCGCCCCGCCACCCCGGTACCAGTAGCCACTGCCGCCACGCATCCCATCAATTGGACGCTGGTAGGGGAGTTGCCAGCCGCGCAACGCGCCGTGGTGCATACTGAGAAGGGTGATATTACGCTGCGCTTACTAGTGGAAGAGGCTCCTGGCTCCGTGGCCAACTTTGTGGAGCTTACGCGCCAGGGATTCTACAACGGCCGCAATTTTCACCGGGTAGTACCCAACTTTGTGGCCCAGGGCGGCTGCCCACGCGGCGACGGCTGGGGTAGTTCCGACTACAACATTCGCTCGGAGCTGGGAGACCGGCGCTACGGGGAAGGCGCCGTTGGACTAGCCTCAGCGGGTAAGGATACCGAGAGCTGCCAGTGGTTTATCACGCACGCCCCCACCCCGCACCTTGATGGGCGCTACACCATCTTTGCTCAAGTAGTAAACGGAATGGACGTAGTCAGCCGCCTTGAAATAGGTGACCGTATTGATAAGGTTGAGTTGATTCGTTGAACGAGTTTACAACTGCCCTGTAACATAAAAAGGCCTCCCTTAACTAAGGAGGCCTTTTTTATAGCAATTAAGTAAGGCTTATTGCTTAATCAAACACACTGGTTTACCGCTGTTCTTAAGGCCAGCTACCTGAACCAGATACGTTCCCTTAGCTAGGCCAGTGGAGAGCTGCAGCGTTACCTCCGTAGCATTGGCCGGAACCACTTGGGTGAGCACGAGCCGGCCAGTAAGGTCGCGAAGCTGAATCTGAGTCGCCGCGGCCAGGGCTGCGGCGGCTGTGGCAAAATGGGCCATGCCAGTGCCCGTAATATCATTGCCAGGGGCGGCGATACATCACTCGCCGGGCAAAGGTCGTTAACGTACAGGTTTATGCGCAGAAACTGTTGCCCGTAGGCCAGGCAGCAGCAATCTTGCAGCCAGCAGAAGTACTGATTGGTTATTAGCTTATAATGAGGTCAGAACGTTACCTGTCACGTGCGGCTGCCGCAAGTTGTTTTCAGTGCTTGTACCCTGGAAAAGGAAGAGGCCTGGCTCTGAAACAGAACCAGGCCTCTTACCAAGAGCCTCGGGTAAGATTACCAGATATTATGGGTTACTCTTCGTCGCGCCCGTGCACTTGGGCTGGGGGCGAGGTAGCTTCTACGGCCGTGAAGGATTCTAAAATTTTGTACGTGTGCGTTGCACCTTTAGGCACTACCCAGGAGTTGCCAGGTTCCAGCAACACCATCTGCCCCTCTATGTGCAGCTCGGCGCGCCCTTGTAGCACGTAGCCTACCGTCTCGTAGGGCCGGGCGGCGGGCTCTTTGGCCTCTGCCGGCGACTCGTTTTCCCACATGCGCATAGATACGCTTTTGCCCGAAGCTAAATATTTTTCGCCCTCAGCGCCTTTAGGAGAGTGGCGGGAATCTACTTTCGTGATGGTCGTATCAGACATGGTGCCGTGTGGTTTAAGTAAATGGAAGGAATCAGGTAGGCTAACGCAAAGTCGTCTGTAGCGGTTGCTGCCTGAGTCCATTCTAAACCTTCGGCCCGCTAAGCAGGTTGCTGACTGATCCTAGGCCTATATCTTACGGCTTCGCGCAGCGTACTGCTCGCTGGCCCACGCTTGTAGTTTCCCATCGCATGTCGCACGATGCATTTATTCAGGCCCTGACGCAGGCCCACCAGCAGGCCGCCGCGCCCTTGCCCGGTCCCGGCTTTTGTCACCTGGCTGAGCAGCTTCTTAACCTGCTGTTTCCTGAACGGGCCGAGCGCCCCCTGCGTAACGCCGACGCCGTAGCCGCTACTCTGGGCATCTGGCAAGATGATCTAACCACCCTGCTGTTGGCCGTGCAAACGCCCCAACCCGCCGCGGAGCTAGCCGCCGACTGCGTTGCCAGTTTACCCGTGCTGCGAGAGATGTTGCTGCTTGATGCGCAAGCTATTGTGGCCGCCGACCCTGCCGCTGGAGGCCTGGCTGAAGTAGTGGTTACCTACCCGGGCTTCTATGCCATTGCCCTGCACCGTTTTGCCCACGGCCTCTACCAGCGCGGAGTTCCCCGCGTGCCCCGCCTCCTTAGTGAGTATGCCCACCAGCGCACCGGCATCGACATTCACCCGGGAGCCCGGATTGGCAGATCCTTCTGCATCGACCACGGTACGGGCATTGTGATTGGAGAAACGGCCGTAATTGGAGCCCACGCCAAGGTGTTTCAGGGGGTTACCCTGGGTGCTTTGAGTGTGGCCAAGCACCTGCAGGGCATCAAGCGGCACCCCACCATCGAAGACCATGTGGTGATTTACGCCGGGGCTACTATTTTGGGCGGCAATACAGTAGTCGGCAGCCACAGCATCATCGGCGGCAACGTGTGGCTGACGGAGAGCGTGCCCTCGCATTCGCGGGTGTACCACCGGGCCCAGATTCAGGTTACCCGCGCCGAAGACCCCGCCGCCGACATCACCTTCTCCATTTAACCATCTTTAACAGAGCCTGGAATAGACAAGACACCCCCTAGGCTTGTTATTGATCTTTGCTTCTCTCTAAACTCACAGCTTACTTCATTATGAAAGCTACTTCCATTCTGGATACCATTGGCAACACCCCGTTGCTGCGTCTTAACCGCCTCTTCGCGCACCGCCCCGATGTGGAAGTGTGGGTAAAGCTGGAGCGCACTAACCCCGGCGGCAGCATCAAAGACCGTATTGCCCTGGCCATGATTGAGCAGGCCGAGAAAGACGGCCTGCTAACCCCCGATTCTCTGATTGTAGAGCCTACCTCCGGCAACACGGGCGTAGGGCTGGCCATGGTGGCCGCCGTGAAAGGCTACAAGATTACCGTGGTAATGCCAGAAAGCATGTCTATTGAACGGCGCCGCCTTATGGCTGCGTACGGCGCTAACTTAGAGCTCACCCCCCGCGAAAAAGGCATGAAGGGCGCTATTGAGAAAGCCGGCGAGATTGTACGCGACACACCTGGCGCCTGGATGCCCATGCAGTTTGAAAATTCCGCCAACATTCGGGTACACGCCGAAACTACGGCCCAGGAAATCCTGCGTGACATGCCTGAGGGTTTTGACTATCATATCACTGGTGTAGGCACCGGTGGCCACATTACGGCCGTAACGGAGGTGCTTAAGCCACTGTTCCCGCGCATGAAGACCTTCGCGGTAGAGCCTGAACTGTCTCCCGTTATCAGCGGCGGTGCCCCCGGTCCGCACCCCATTCAAGGTATTGGGGCAGGCTTCATTCCCGCCAACCTCCACCGCGAGGTCCTAGACGGTACTATTCAGGTAAGTCAACAGGAAGCCTTTGATATGACGCGCCGCGCCGCCCGGGAAGAAGGCATTTTTATGGGCATTTCATCTGGGGCCTCATTGGCCGCTGTAGCCAAAAAGCTCGATGAAGTTCCTGAAGGGGGGCGTGTACTCACCTTCTGCTACGATACCGGTGAGCGG from Hymenobacter taeanensis encodes:
- a CDS encoding peptidylprolyl isomerase; this translates as MTHSALCRLAATVAGTGCALLLACTAQPPAATVPTTLNKFTQDATLRQIATAQDERNTAALLPFLEGPDATYRREAAMALASVQSKTATPALLARLQDAEASVRQAAAYALGQTADSTAEAGLHSYILKETNPTVRRYELEALGRCTSRSGLGALVRLPAALASDTAALSGQAWGLYRAGLRGLTSEAAVGRLVQLLGSSNPYGARLAAANALARTRGLNLLPFAAAISAAAQQDPRYEVRSAAAAALGKAAQAPTVPGLLASLARRDPDYRVRVSALRAMNAAMYTPVKEAAWAALTDANAQVALSAAEYFLAYATNEPGTLFLEKADKLTQWRVRSTLLAAALKQETTGREAIRSAVQARYAAATSPYEKGYLLKALSEDPAAFEFVRQATFAPNQSVVIGTYGMEALVAMRHQANFPASQHAEFALTLRQGVLSQDVARMGIAAEAIRDPKLDLRRLLPNPDFLVQARDRLVLPRDLEAWQSLQQTIDYLQKRPATPVPVATAATHPINWTLVGELPAAQRAVVHTEKGDITLRLLVEEAPGSVANFVELTRQGFYNGRNFHRVVPNFVAQGGCPRGDGWGSSDYNIRSELGDRRYGEGAVGLASAGKDTESCQWFITHAPTPHLDGRYTIFAQVVNGMDVVSRLEIGDRIDKVELIR
- a CDS encoding cupin domain-containing protein encodes the protein MSDTTITKVDSRHSPKGAEGEKYLASGKSVSMRMWENESPAEAKEPAARPYETVGYVLQGRAELHIEGQMVLLEPGNSWVVPKGATHTYKILESFTAVEATSPPAQVHGRDEE
- a CDS encoding serine O-acetyltransferase encodes the protein MSHDAFIQALTQAHQQAAAPLPGPGFCHLAEQLLNLLFPERAERPLRNADAVAATLGIWQDDLTTLLLAVQTPQPAAELAADCVASLPVLREMLLLDAQAIVAADPAAGGLAEVVVTYPGFYAIALHRFAHGLYQRGVPRVPRLLSEYAHQRTGIDIHPGARIGRSFCIDHGTGIVIGETAVIGAHAKVFQGVTLGALSVAKHLQGIKRHPTIEDHVVIYAGATILGGNTVVGSHSIIGGNVWLTESVPSHSRVYHRAQIQVTRAEDPAADITFSI
- the cysK gene encoding cysteine synthase A produces the protein MKATSILDTIGNTPLLRLNRLFAHRPDVEVWVKLERTNPGGSIKDRIALAMIEQAEKDGLLTPDSLIVEPTSGNTGVGLAMVAAVKGYKITVVMPESMSIERRRLMAAYGANLELTPREKGMKGAIEKAGEIVRDTPGAWMPMQFENSANIRVHAETTAQEILRDMPEGFDYHITGVGTGGHITAVTEVLKPLFPRMKTFAVEPELSPVISGGAPGPHPIQGIGAGFIPANLHREVLDGTIQVSQQEAFDMTRRAAREEGIFMGISSGASLAAVAKKLDEVPEGGRVLTFCYDTGERYLSVEGLFV
- a CDS encoding T9SS type A sorting domain-containing protein, coding for MAHFATAAAALAAATQIQLRDLTGRLVLTQVVPANATEVTLQLSTGLAKGTYLVQVAGLKNSGKPVCLIKQ